Proteins encoded together in one Coffea arabica cultivar ET-39 chromosome 2c, Coffea Arabica ET-39 HiFi, whole genome shotgun sequence window:
- the LOC140035295 gene encoding serine carboxypeptidase-like 40 has product MEIKKAQILLLSALLLSSLVVKTLGKSHSEAHHQLFRANLKPNSDIDKSHFTTFENLPEPIQDGLKEKDIIQELPGQPPVNFKQYGGYITINATAGRAFYYYFTEAQDPKKAQDLPLLLWLNGGPGCSSLGFGAMQELGPFRVGSDGKTLYKNQYAWNHVANVLFLESPAGVGFSYSNTTSDFVKGGDRKTAADNYIFLLNWLERFPEYKNRDFYIAGESYAGHYVPQLAHNIVYHNKKANKTIINLKGILIGNAVINQETDSIGMIDYWASHALISLESSIKIHKYCNFSLDAQRSDECNSALDEAGNMVGDIDIYNIYYPLCFDGNVTSIPKRFSIMEIDPCSGYYVYSYFNLPEVQEAIHANVTKLHYDWQPCSDVLEDWEDRQSTVLPFLKELMEKEIRVWIFSGDTDGRVPVTSTQYSLEVMNITTSNSWRAWYRDREVGGYVQEYKDNLTFVTVRGAGHEVPSYRPDRALSLVSYFVAGIPLPKK; this is encoded by the exons ATGGAGATCAAGAAAGCCCAAATTCTTCTTCTCTCAGCTCTCTTGCTTTCATCATTGGTTGTCAAGACCCTTGGAAAAAGCCATAGTGAAGCTCATCATCAACTTTTTAGGGCTAACTTGAAGCCTAATTCTGACATTGACAAATCCCACTTCACAACATTTGAGAATCTACCTGAGCCTATCCAAGATGGGCTGAAAGAGAAAGATATCATTCAGGAATTGCCCGGACAACCCCCTGTTAATTTCAAACAGTATGGTGGATATATCACTATCAATGCCACTGCTGGCCGTGCCTTCTATTATTACTTCACTGAAGCACAGGATCCCAAGAAAGCTCAGGATTTGCCCCTTCTCCTTTGGCTCAATGGAG GCCCTGGTTGTTCGTCACTTGGCTTTGGAGCAATGCAAGAACTTGGACCATTCAGGGTTGGTAGCGATGGCAAAACACTATACAAGAATCAATATGCCTGGAATCATG TTGCCAATGTTCTGTTCCTAGAATCTCCAGCAGGGGTTGGATTTTCATACTCCAACACAACGTCGGATTTTGTGAAGGGTGGGGATAGAAAAACTGCTGCAGACAATTACATATTCTTACTAAATTGGCTTGAGAGGTTTCCCGAGTACAAAAATAGAGATTTTTATATTGCTGGAGAGAGCTATGCTGGTCATTATGTACCTCAATTAGCACATAATATTGTTTACCATAACAAGAAGGCCAACAAGACAATCATTAATCTCAAAGGAATTCTG ATTGGAAATGCAGTTATCAATCAAGAGACAGATTCCATAGGCATGATTGATTACTGGGCAAGCCATGCTTTGATTTCCCTTGAATCTTCAATAAAAATTCACAAATACTGTAATTTCTCATTGGATGCCCAAAGATCTGATGAGTGTAATAGTGCCCTAGATGAAGCTGGCAACATGGTAGGAGATATTGACATCTACAATATCTATTATCCTCTGTGCTTTGATGGCAATGTGACCAGCATCCCTAAGAGGTTTTCG ATAATGGAGATCGATCCATGCAGCGGATATTATGTCTATTCATACTTTAATCTTCCTGAAGTACAAGAGGCAATTCATGCTAATGTAACCAAATTACACTATGATTGGCAACCATGCAG TGACGTTCTTGAAGACTGGGAAGATAGACAATCAACTGTTCTTCCTTTTCTTAAAGAGTTAATGGAGAAGGAAATTCGTGTGTGGATATTTAG TGGTGATACAGATGGAAGAGTCCCTGTGACCAGTACGCAATACTCCTTAGAAGTGATGAATATTACAACTTCAAATTCTTGGCGTGCCTGGTATCGTGATAGGGAG GTTGGCGGATATGTTCAAGAGTATAAAGATAATTTGACATTTGTAACAGTCAGAGGTGCCGGTCATGAAGTGCCAAGTTACCGACCTGATCGAGCTCTTTCACTTGTTTCATACTTTGTTGCAGGGATTCCACtccccaaaaaataa
- the LOC140035904 gene encoding serine carboxypeptidase-like 40 isoform X2, which yields MEIKKTQILLLSALLLSSLVLKTPGKSCSEADYQFFKAKSKPVSNIDISHFTAFKKPPEPIQEGLKEKDIIHKLPGQPPVSFKQYGGYITINATVGRALYYYFTEAQDTMVAKDLPLLLWLAGGPGCSSLGIGAMQELGPFRVGSDGKTLYKNQYAWNHVANVLFLESPAGVGFSYSNTTSDFMKVGDRKTAADNYIFILNWLERFPEYKNRDFYIAGESYAGHYVPQLAHNIVYHNKKANRTIINLKGILVGNALINDETDTLGLIDYFASHALISSESSRKLHNCNFSSNAETSDECHDIVKKLKNVAGNINIYNIYYPLCLDGNLTSIPKRFSIMEFDPCTVYYVYSYLNLPEVQEAIHANVTKLYYDWQPCSEVLKHWEDRSSTVLPFIQELMENGVRVWIFSGDVDGRMPVTSTQYSIEVMNVTTLNPWHAWYRDGEVGGYVQEYRDNLTFVTVRGAGHEVPSYKPDRALSLVSHFIAGTPLPKQ from the exons ATGGAAATCAAGAAAACCCAAATTCTTCTTCTTTCAGCTCTCTTGCTTTCGTCTTTGGTTCTCAAGACTCCTGGAAAGAGCTGCAGTGAAGCTGACTATCAATTTTTCAAAGCTAAATCGAAGCCTGTTTCCAACATTGATATATCCCACTTCACAGCATTTAAGAAGCCACCTGAACCAATCCAAGAAGGGCTGAAGGAGAAAGATATCATTCACAAATTGCCCGGACAACCCCCGGTTAGTTTCAAACAATATGGTGGATATATCACCATCAATGCCACTGTTGGTCGTGCCCTTTATTATTACTTCACTGAAGCCCAGGATACCATGGTGGCTAAGGATTTGCCCCTTCTCCTTTGGCTTGCAGGAG GTCCTGGTTGTTCTTCACTTGGCATTGGAGCAATGCAAGAACTTGGACCATTCAGGGTTGGGAGCGATGGCAAAACACTGTACAAGAATCAATATGCCTGGAATCATG TTGCGAATGTTCTGTTCCTGGAATCTCCAGCAGGGGTTGGATTTTCATACTCCAACACAACGTCAGATTTTATGAAGGTTGGGGATAGAAAAACTGCTGCGGACAATTACATTTTCATATTAAATTGGCTTGAGAGGTTTCCCGAGTACAAAAATAGAGATTTTTACATTGCTGGAGAGAGCTATGCTGGTCATTATGTACCTCAGTTAGCACATAATATTGTTTACCACAACAAGAAGGCCAACAGGACAATCATTAACCTGAAAGGAATTCTG GTTGGAAATGCACTCATCAACGACGAGACAGATACTTTAGGCCTGATTGATTACTTTGCAAGCCACGCTTTGATTTCCTCTGaatcttcaagaaaacttcacaaTTGTAATTTCTCATCGAATGCCGAAACATCTGATGAGTGCCATGATATCGTAAAAAAGCTTAAAAATGTTGCAGGAAATATTAATATCTACAATATCTATTATCCTCTGTGCTTGGATGGCAACTTGACCAGCATCCCTAAGAGGTTTTCG ATAATGGAGTTCGATCCATGCACTGTGTATTATGTTTATTCGTACTTGAACCTTCCTGAAGTTCAAGAAGCAATCCATGCTAATGTCACCAAATTATATTATGATTGGCAACCATGCAG TGAAGTTCTCAAACACTGGGAAGATAGGTCATCAACGGTTCTTCCATTCATTCAAGAGTTGATGGAGAATGGAGTTCGTGTGTGGATATTTAG TGGTGATGTCGATGGAAGGATGCCAGTTACCAGTACACAATATTCCATAGAGGTGATGAATGTTACGACTTTAAATCCCTGGCACGCTTGGTATCGAGATGGGGAg GTTGGTGGATATGTTCAAGAGTATAGAGATAATTTGACTTTTGTAACAGTTAGAGGTGCTGGTCATGAAGTGCCAAGTTACAAACCTGATCGTGCACTATCACTTGTTTCACACTTTATTGCTGGGACTCCTCTCCCTAAACAATAA
- the LOC140035904 gene encoding serine carboxypeptidase-like 40 isoform X1 has translation MHPLNFAIHAKFSDQIFSSSESRSPLEMEIKKTQILLLSALLLSSLVLKTPGKSCSEADYQFFKAKSKPVSNIDISHFTAFKKPPEPIQEGLKEKDIIHKLPGQPPVSFKQYGGYITINATVGRALYYYFTEAQDTMVAKDLPLLLWLAGGPGCSSLGIGAMQELGPFRVGSDGKTLYKNQYAWNHVANVLFLESPAGVGFSYSNTTSDFMKVGDRKTAADNYIFILNWLERFPEYKNRDFYIAGESYAGHYVPQLAHNIVYHNKKANRTIINLKGILVGNALINDETDTLGLIDYFASHALISSESSRKLHNCNFSSNAETSDECHDIVKKLKNVAGNINIYNIYYPLCLDGNLTSIPKRFSIMEFDPCTVYYVYSYLNLPEVQEAIHANVTKLYYDWQPCSEVLKHWEDRSSTVLPFIQELMENGVRVWIFSGDVDGRMPVTSTQYSIEVMNVTTLNPWHAWYRDGEVGGYVQEYRDNLTFVTVRGAGHEVPSYKPDRALSLVSHFIAGTPLPKQ, from the exons ATGCACCCTCTTAATTTTGCTATACATGCAAAATTTTCAGATCAAATATTTTCAAGTTCAGAAAGCAGGAGTCCCTTAGAGATGGAAATCAAGAAAACCCAAATTCTTCTTCTTTCAGCTCTCTTGCTTTCGTCTTTGGTTCTCAAGACTCCTGGAAAGAGCTGCAGTGAAGCTGACTATCAATTTTTCAAAGCTAAATCGAAGCCTGTTTCCAACATTGATATATCCCACTTCACAGCATTTAAGAAGCCACCTGAACCAATCCAAGAAGGGCTGAAGGAGAAAGATATCATTCACAAATTGCCCGGACAACCCCCGGTTAGTTTCAAACAATATGGTGGATATATCACCATCAATGCCACTGTTGGTCGTGCCCTTTATTATTACTTCACTGAAGCCCAGGATACCATGGTGGCTAAGGATTTGCCCCTTCTCCTTTGGCTTGCAGGAG GTCCTGGTTGTTCTTCACTTGGCATTGGAGCAATGCAAGAACTTGGACCATTCAGGGTTGGGAGCGATGGCAAAACACTGTACAAGAATCAATATGCCTGGAATCATG TTGCGAATGTTCTGTTCCTGGAATCTCCAGCAGGGGTTGGATTTTCATACTCCAACACAACGTCAGATTTTATGAAGGTTGGGGATAGAAAAACTGCTGCGGACAATTACATTTTCATATTAAATTGGCTTGAGAGGTTTCCCGAGTACAAAAATAGAGATTTTTACATTGCTGGAGAGAGCTATGCTGGTCATTATGTACCTCAGTTAGCACATAATATTGTTTACCACAACAAGAAGGCCAACAGGACAATCATTAACCTGAAAGGAATTCTG GTTGGAAATGCACTCATCAACGACGAGACAGATACTTTAGGCCTGATTGATTACTTTGCAAGCCACGCTTTGATTTCCTCTGaatcttcaagaaaacttcacaaTTGTAATTTCTCATCGAATGCCGAAACATCTGATGAGTGCCATGATATCGTAAAAAAGCTTAAAAATGTTGCAGGAAATATTAATATCTACAATATCTATTATCCTCTGTGCTTGGATGGCAACTTGACCAGCATCCCTAAGAGGTTTTCG ATAATGGAGTTCGATCCATGCACTGTGTATTATGTTTATTCGTACTTGAACCTTCCTGAAGTTCAAGAAGCAATCCATGCTAATGTCACCAAATTATATTATGATTGGCAACCATGCAG TGAAGTTCTCAAACACTGGGAAGATAGGTCATCAACGGTTCTTCCATTCATTCAAGAGTTGATGGAGAATGGAGTTCGTGTGTGGATATTTAG TGGTGATGTCGATGGAAGGATGCCAGTTACCAGTACACAATATTCCATAGAGGTGATGAATGTTACGACTTTAAATCCCTGGCACGCTTGGTATCGAGATGGGGAg GTTGGTGGATATGTTCAAGAGTATAGAGATAATTTGACTTTTGTAACAGTTAGAGGTGCTGGTCATGAAGTGCCAAGTTACAAACCTGATCGTGCACTATCACTTGTTTCACACTTTATTGCTGGGACTCCTCTCCCTAAACAATAA
- the LOC140035605 gene encoding uncharacterized protein has translation MDDVLQKFQIHGPSKCHCCVLGQLETMEHVFLTGQLASATWAFFEHSLGLSTSAATVRSRCATWWLLPVKGKVIRWLMRILPILILWFLWRARNMARFEGRRIDDSQVRALIVHEVRMLVRAHFPGIRVPGQWGELLEALSGVRRALTATAVRWAFPPMGCFKLNTDGCATTLGSGGGGVIRDSCGRFIVAFEDSFGGVDSLQAEARTLLLGLQLGRQVGVSRLIVESDCLVLIKCLRGEWGVPAGIRPIVRAIRMGEPSSHHFCHCYREGNTVADSLATYGAMSGTRVIFTTGSRLPTRTRGLLALDLQNFCNFRFAFRG, from the coding sequence ATGGATGACGTGCTTCAAAAGTTCCAAATTCATGGTCCTTCCAAATGTCACTGCTGTGTGCTTGGCCAGTTAGAGACGATGGAACATGTTTTCTTAACAGGGCAGTTAGCCTCTGCGACATGGGCGTTTTTTGAGCATTCTCTTGGATTATCGACATCGGCTGCCACGGTTCGTTCTCGGTGCGCCACTTGGTGGTTACTTCCCGTGAAGGGTAAGGTGATACGCTGGTTAATGCGGATTCTCCCAATCCTCATTTTATGGTTTCTATGGAGGGCCAGGAATATGGCCAGATTCGAGGGTCGCAGGATTGATGACTCGCAGGTTCGGGCTCTTATTGTTCATGAGGTAAGAATGCTTGTCAGAGCTCATTTTCCTGGTATTAGGGTGCCTGGCCAATGGGGTGAACTTCTGGAGGCCTTGTCTGGGGTTCGGAGGGCTTTAACTGCAACCGCGGTCAGGTGGGCTTTCCCGCCGATGGGCTGTTTCAAGTTAAACACTGATGGTTGTGCCACGACGCTTGGTAGCGGGGGCGGAGGGGTGATTAGGGATTCGTGTGGGAGGTTTATTGTTGCTTTTGAAGATTCTTTTGGTGGTGTGGACTCTTTGCAGGCGGAGGCTCGCACTCTCCTCTTGGGGCTTCAATTGGGGCGCCAAGTTGGGGTCTCTCGGTTAATCGTAGAATCTGACTGCCTGGTTCTAATTAAGTGTTTAAGGGGGGAATGGGGAGTCCCCGCGGGGATTCGGCCTATTGTTCGTGCTATTCGGATGGGTGAGCCAAGTTCTCACCATTTCTGCCATTGCTATCGGGAGGGGAATACAGTTGCGGATTCGCTAGCTACTTATGGGGCCATGTCAGGTACTCGAGTTATTTTCACCACGGGATCACGGTTGCCGACTCGTACTAGGGGTCTATTGGCTTTGGATTTGcaaaatttttgtaatttccGTTTTGCTTTTAGGGGCTAA